Proteins encoded by one window of Ochrobactrum sp. BTU1:
- a CDS encoding MFS transporter yields MAAKATTETERLPVAALLALAMTGFVCIVTEALPAGLLPQISEGLGVSESLAGQTITAYAIGSLVAAIPLTIATSGWRRRNVLLLTIIGFLIFNTITALSTNYCLTMVARFFAGVAAGLAWSLLAGYARRMVSPDRQGKAMAIAMVGVPVALSLGVPLGTWLGTLTDWRTAFAIMSLLTLILIVWVVAKVPDYPGQLRGEGLSLASVFTTTGVRPVLSVVIAWMLAHNILYTYVAPFVVQAGLSDRVDLVLLAFGVAALMGIWIAGKLVDRYLRKAVLTSLLAFAATSIAFGVWVDSPVVLFIGVVIWGVTFGGAATLLQTALADTAGDGADVALSMNVVAWNGAIAGGGVIGGLLLDTWGASSLPWALTAFLTVGFFTAWSAKYRGFTPGPRLSTGQVIGH; encoded by the coding sequence ATGGCCGCGAAGGCTACAACCGAAACTGAACGATTGCCGGTCGCGGCCCTGCTGGCCCTTGCTATGACAGGCTTTGTTTGTATCGTCACAGAGGCTTTACCCGCCGGCCTTTTGCCTCAGATCAGTGAGGGCCTGGGTGTATCGGAGTCGCTTGCGGGGCAGACCATAACAGCCTATGCCATCGGCTCTCTGGTCGCTGCTATTCCGCTAACGATAGCTACGAGTGGCTGGCGCCGACGCAACGTTCTCCTCCTGACAATCATCGGCTTTCTGATCTTCAACACCATCACAGCGCTCTCAACGAATTATTGCCTGACAATGGTGGCACGGTTCTTTGCCGGCGTTGCCGCAGGTTTGGCGTGGAGCCTGCTTGCAGGCTATGCGCGTCGCATGGTCTCGCCAGACCGTCAAGGCAAGGCCATGGCGATTGCGATGGTGGGAGTTCCTGTTGCACTTTCGTTAGGTGTGCCGCTTGGAACATGGCTCGGAACACTCACCGACTGGCGCACCGCTTTCGCAATCATGTCACTCCTGACGCTCATACTAATCGTCTGGGTTGTCGCTAAGGTCCCTGACTATCCTGGTCAGTTACGAGGCGAAGGGCTCTCGCTTGCAAGTGTATTCACCACAACTGGGGTCCGTCCGGTGTTGAGCGTTGTCATCGCATGGATGCTCGCTCACAACATTCTCTATACGTACGTGGCACCCTTCGTCGTGCAAGCGGGACTGTCAGATCGCGTTGACCTTGTACTGCTTGCATTCGGCGTGGCTGCATTAATGGGTATCTGGATTGCTGGCAAACTCGTAGACCGCTATCTGCGAAAGGCGGTCCTCACGAGCCTGCTCGCCTTTGCTGCTACATCAATCGCATTCGGAGTATGGGTAGATTCTCCAGTGGTTCTTTTCATAGGTGTCGTGATATGGGGCGTCACTTTTGGAGGGGCCGCGACACTCCTTCAAACTGCGTTGGCTGACACCGCCGGTGACGGAGCGGACGTAGCATTGTCAATGAATGTTGTTGCTTGGAACGGAGCGATCGCAGGAGGCGGAGTGATCGGCGGCCTGCTTCTCGATACATGGGGTGCTTCGTCGCTTCCATGGGCACTGACCGCATTCCTGACTGTCGGATTTTTCACCGCATGGTCAGCCAAGTATCGCGGCTTCACACCGGGCCCTCGGCTCTCGACTGGGCAGGTCATCGGCCACTGA
- a CDS encoding LysR family transcriptional regulator, which yields MKYDLNLLPVFLALMEERSVTRAASRLGITQPALSNSLNRLRDMLKDPLFIRERYGIRPTQLAEEIVPTLEAALAQIDNLVVHQQGFDPASAERLFLIAPNSYVELVLMPALVARLREHAPGIKLRMTPYGNDLAETGVISGTTAMVLGRVIEPPDNLVVQHLMDDGLACIVRRDHPDVGDRLTRERYESFKHVNVLPPGRIKAGVFQALGQQNLKREVAVSVTHFLAVPEMVAVTDYCATLPRLICRSLERDPRLKIIEAPVDLGTFPVEMAWHVRYRHDPAHRWLRGVLSELAKDLVPS from the coding sequence ATGAAATACGATCTGAACCTTCTCCCCGTGTTCCTGGCCCTCATGGAAGAGCGAAGCGTTACGCGTGCCGCCAGCCGTCTCGGCATCACACAGCCCGCGCTGTCGAATTCGCTCAACCGGCTGCGTGACATGCTGAAAGATCCACTGTTTATCCGGGAACGGTACGGAATAAGGCCAACACAGCTTGCCGAAGAGATCGTGCCAACCCTCGAGGCAGCCCTGGCACAGATCGACAATCTTGTCGTCCATCAGCAGGGTTTCGATCCGGCAAGTGCGGAGCGGTTGTTCCTGATCGCGCCGAACAGTTACGTAGAATTGGTCCTGATGCCGGCGCTTGTAGCGAGGCTGCGGGAACATGCTCCAGGGATCAAGCTTCGCATGACCCCATACGGCAACGATCTGGCCGAGACCGGCGTCATCTCAGGGACGACCGCCATGGTGCTGGGACGGGTCATCGAGCCGCCGGACAACCTCGTCGTCCAGCATCTGATGGACGATGGGCTTGCCTGCATTGTGCGCCGTGACCATCCGGACGTTGGTGATAGACTAACCCGAGAACGCTATGAGAGCTTTAAGCACGTTAACGTCCTTCCGCCGGGTCGCATTAAGGCTGGTGTTTTCCAAGCCCTCGGGCAACAAAACCTCAAACGTGAGGTCGCCGTTTCCGTGACGCATTTCCTCGCAGTTCCCGAGATGGTCGCTGTGACCGACTACTGTGCTACGCTTCCACGGCTGATCTGCCGCAGCCTCGAGCGTGACCCTCGTCTGAAGATCATTGAAGCGCCTGTCGATCTCGGAACATTCCCGGTCGAAATGGCCTGGCATGTGAGATATCGCCACGATCCCGCACACAGGTGGCTCAGAGGCGTGTTGAGTGAACTCGCCAAAGACTTGGTCCCCTCCTAG
- a CDS encoding type 1 glutamine amidotransferase domain-containing protein has protein sequence MKVLMVLTSHDTLGDTGRKTGFWLEELAAPYYVFKDAGAEITLASPKGGQPPLDPKSDEPMFQTELTARFKADVDANAQLAHTVRLDSVDQKDFDTVFYPGGHGPMWDLAEDTNSIALIESFITAGKTIALVCHAPGVLRHVKNADGSPFAQGRYLTGFTNTEEEGVGLTKVVPFLVEDVLIAQGAVFSKVKDWGVHTVVDGQLITGQNPGSSGEAAEALLTALSQTRIRAS, from the coding sequence ATGAAAGTTCTCATGGTACTGACTTCGCACGACACGCTCGGCGACACCGGACGCAAGACCGGTTTCTGGCTTGAGGAGTTGGCCGCTCCCTATTACGTCTTCAAGGATGCTGGCGCCGAGATCACGCTCGCCTCGCCAAAAGGCGGCCAGCCACCGCTTGATCCGAAGAGTGACGAGCCGATGTTTCAGACGGAACTGACAGCCCGCTTCAAGGCAGACGTTGATGCGAACGCGCAGCTCGCCCATACGGTGCGCCTCGACAGCGTCGACCAGAAGGACTTCGACACGGTTTTCTATCCAGGCGGTCACGGCCCGATGTGGGATCTGGCTGAAGACACGAATTCCATCGCGTTAATCGAATCCTTCATCACTGCCGGCAAGACCATAGCTCTGGTTTGCCATGCTCCTGGTGTACTGCGCCATGTCAAGAATGCCGATGGTTCGCCGTTCGCTCAGGGACGCTACCTCACAGGTTTCACCAACACTGAAGAAGAAGGCGTTGGTCTGACCAAGGTGGTCCCTTTCCTGGTCGAGGACGTACTCATCGCCCAAGGTGCGGTGTTTTCCAAGGTGAAGGACTGGGGCGTCCACACAGTCGTGGATGGCCAACTCATCACCGGGCAGAACCCTGGGTCTTCCGGTGAGGCTGCCGAAGCACTACTCACCGCCTTGAGCCAGACGCGGATCAGGGCATCGTAA
- a CDS encoding heme-binding protein produces the protein MTCLKQTLSASHHRQMIETSISKGNALNVPCSTAVIGTDGLLLSFERRDDAISGSVELAIKKAFAAQISVQQRKTSFPDGGDVSSRRRLYR, from the coding sequence ATGACCTGCCTAAAACAAACGCTTTCGGCTTCACATCACCGACAGATGATTGAAACATCAATATCCAAAGGCAACGCGTTGAATGTTCCATGCTCGACCGCAGTCATCGGCACTGACGGGTTACTGCTTTCCTTCGAGCGTCGGGACGATGCGATATCCGGATCGGTTGAACTGGCAATCAAAAAGGCCTTCGCCGCGCAGATTTCCGTGCAGCAGCGGAAAACGTCCTTCCCGGACGGTGGTGATGTGAGTTCGCGGCGTCGCTTATACCGATGA
- a CDS encoding SH3 domain-containing protein: MRVEPSTSAQIITTMSRGATVKVLNYRSGWFSVSYANHVGWVSEKYLSQKQLATETRTARAPMTNAPTPPARGVLVRRSGQPVRSAYVGTCDCPYDLMRNGRLCGGRSAYSRPGGRSPICYH, encoded by the coding sequence ATGCGGGTTGAGCCATCGACTTCGGCTCAGATTATTACGACAATGAGCCGGGGTGCGACTGTGAAGGTTCTGAATTACAGAAGCGGCTGGTTCAGTGTCTCCTACGCCAATCATGTGGGCTGGGTTTCAGAAAAATACTTATCTCAGAAGCAACTTGCCACCGAAACAAGAACCGCGCGCGCTCCAATGACCAATGCGCCAACGCCACCGGCGCGCGGTGTTCTCGTAAGGCGGTCCGGGCAACCTGTCCGCTCTGCTTATGTTGGGACCTGTGACTGCCCGTATGATCTGATGCGTAATGGTCGTCTGTGTGGTGGACGAAGCGCGTATAGTCGTCCTGGTGGCCGCAGTCCGATTTGTTATCATTAA
- a CDS encoding CopG family ribbon-helix-helix protein: protein MTAAFTVRVQDDIVRKLDKIAALSDRSRAYLAAQAIEDYVAREEWQLAEIHAGLAEADRQEFATAEELGNVIEKYVKTGRSA, encoded by the coding sequence ATGACTGCTGCGTTCACAGTTCGTGTTCAGGATGACATCGTCAGAAAACTTGATAAAATTGCTGCGCTGTCTGATAGATCACGTGCATATCTGGCTGCACAAGCCATTGAAGACTATGTGGCTCGGGAAGAGTGGCAATTGGCGGAGATTCATGCAGGGCTGGCTGAAGCTGATCGCCAAGAATTCGCCACTGCGGAAGAGCTAGGCAACGTAATAGAAAAGTACGTAAAAACCGGCCGCAGCGCATGA
- a CDS encoding type II toxin-antitoxin system RelE/ParE family toxin has protein sequence MSASTLRWTRRAIRRLDQIGNYVAKDNPDAAAQIVTRIVLAVDNIASYPSMGRVGRIKGTREYPLGDIPYIIVYRLQSGVVEIITVFHGAQKWPLQLD, from the coding sequence ATGAGTGCTTCGACGTTACGCTGGACGCGCCGCGCCATTCGTCGACTCGACCAGATAGGTAACTATGTCGCAAAAGACAATCCCGATGCTGCTGCTCAAATTGTAACGCGGATTGTGTTGGCCGTCGATAATATAGCAAGTTATCCTTCAATGGGACGGGTGGGGCGTATAAAAGGCACTCGCGAATATCCATTGGGAGACATTCCGTATATTATCGTATACCGGCTACAGTCCGGGGTAGTGGAAATTATTACTGTTTTCCATGGCGCTCAGAAATGGCCATTGCAGTTGGACTAA
- a CDS encoding type II toxin-antitoxin system RelB/DinJ family antitoxin, with protein MASNALVQTRIDAEVRDRAAAVLESMGLTVSDVVRILLTRTANEGALPLELISGSEAHDAWFRSKVLEALNDTRPDISDDEVTVHFEKRRAAARLKAVALKS; from the coding sequence TTGGCTTCTAACGCACTCGTTCAAACCCGCATTGATGCCGAAGTTAGAGATCGTGCCGCCGCGGTGCTTGAAAGTATGGGTCTTACGGTGTCGGACGTAGTTCGTATCTTACTCACCCGGACCGCGAACGAAGGGGCATTACCGCTCGAACTTATATCAGGCAGCGAAGCGCACGATGCTTGGTTTCGCAGCAAAGTTCTTGAAGCGCTTAACGACACGCGACCCGACATCTCGGATGATGAAGTCACGGTTCATTTCGAAAAACGACGCGCAGCAGCGCGCCTTAAAGCAGTGGCGCTCAAGTCGTGA